One window of the Camelina sativa cultivar DH55 chromosome 1, Cs, whole genome shotgun sequence genome contains the following:
- the LOC104743472 gene encoding NADH dehydrogenase [ubiquinone] 1 alpha subcomplex subunit 1-like: MSLVWMEALLPLGIIGGMLCIAGNSQYYIHKAYHGRPKHIGHDEWDVAMERRDKKVVEKATVPSS; the protein is encoded by the exons atgtcGTTGGTATGGATGGAAGCGTTGCTGCCTCTCGGAATCATCGGTGGAATGCTATGCATCGCGGGAAATTCTCAGTACTACATCCACAAAGCTTACCATGGCCGT CCTAAGCACATCGGCCACGATGAATGGGATGTAGCTATGGAACGACGCGATAAGAAGGTCGTCGAGAAAGCTACAGTTCCTTCCTCATGA